In a single window of the Nilaparvata lugens isolate BPH chromosome 1, ASM1435652v1, whole genome shotgun sequence genome:
- the LOC111053606 gene encoding uncharacterized protein LOC111053606 isoform X1, translating into MEVHYFIVVLSILVSITTASMIVDPEVSAVDSSRAVCDKTYSCANCTATRICRPDPNVTGAFITYDVACSSYIPYCDENSGTCTSKIPFACLNDTSYIEGEFMCLKNGMFPHPLSNRKYFECRNYISYTYNCTGPYYYRYNPVDEECNNRGDYYYFGSCIGYNGLKKAYTPSQFYAYCIDSEIAFMDKCDGEYKLNATSQMCEPVCEYPGLLEDSTNCRKYYKCRTKPEYSYQSKYERTSHTCPDGFGFSQEDFQCVPLESIPWCKQSTTKDILGLQVDTEQDNDVIHDISNLSQQVDDHQLQ; encoded by the exons ATGGAGGTTCACTATTTCATAGTT GTACTCTCCATTTTGGTTTCAATCACAACCGCATCCATGATCGTTGATCCAGAGGTATCAGCAGTAGATTCGTCTAGAGCAGTGTGTGACAAAACTTACAGCTGTGCCAACTGCACGGCAACAAGGATTTGCCGGCCTGACCCGAATGTGACAGGAGCTTTCATCACTTACGATGTTGCCTGCTCCTCGTATATACCTTACTGCGATGAAAATTCAGGAACATGTACCAGCAAAATACCTTTTGCATGTCTCAATGACACTTCCTACATCGAAGGAGAATTCATGTGCTTGAAGAATGGCATGTTCCCACATCCTCTCTCCAATAGGAAATATTTTGAATGCAGAAATTACATATCTTACACGTATAACTGTACTGGTCCCTACTACTATAGATACAACCCTGTGGATGAGGAATGTAACAACCGGggcgattattattattttgggtCCTGTATAGGATACAATGGACTGAAGAAAGCTTATACTCCGTCTCAATTTTACGCCTACTGTATCGATTCCGAAATAGCTTTTATGGATAAATGTGATGGTGAATATAAGTTGAACGCAACTTCTCAAATGTGTGAGCCAGTTTGCGAATATCCTGGACTGCTTGAAGATTCTACCAACtgtagaaaatattataaatgtcgCACTAAACCCGAATACTCCTATCAAAGTAAATATGAGAGAACATCTCATACTTGTCCTGATGGCTTTGGGTTCAGCCAGGAAGACTTCCAATGCGTGCCATTAGAAAGTATTCCTTGGTGCAAACAGTCGACTACTAAAGATATACTAGGCCTGCAAGTGGATACTGAACAAGATAATGATGTTATTCATGACATTTCAAACCTCTCACAACAAGTCGATGACCATCAACTTCagtaa
- the LOC111053606 gene encoding uncharacterized protein LOC111053606 isoform X2, which produces MEVHYFIVVLTISLTCKALAQTTEDPLQSCYKPYSCLNCTAARICRPNPNGDGTFIDYKDFNCTGSTPFCNEDTGTCSAKATSDECEVASAALGEHVCMKDGVFPHPTLCKRYFRCKNLTSISFNCSRSYDDYDAIKGECTYSATCTLVSCSGYNGYKRVYRMNNRNTQFFAYCVDGVAAVMDKCDGKYALNETTQVCEPVCSYPGLIEDISDCRRYYQCDPTSSPDVFERTSHICPQGFGFSQKNYQCVTLDKIPSCRQTFVATHIKNHDV; this is translated from the exons ATGGAGGTTCACTATTTCATAGTT GTACTCACAATTTCACTCACATGCAAAGCACTTGCTCAGACAACAGAAGATCCATTGCAATCATGCTACAAACCTTACAGTTGCCTGAATTGCACCGCAGCAAGGATTTGCAGGCCGAACCCGAATGGTGACGGCACATTCATCGATTACAAGGACTTCAACTGCACAGGCTCCACACCTTTCTGCAATGAAGATACTGGCACCTGCTCGGCCAAAGCAACGTCCGACGAATGTGAAGTCGCTTCAGCAGCTTTAGGAGAACATGTCTGCATGAAAGACGGCGTTTTCCCACATCCAACCTTATGCAAGAGATACTTCCGATGCAAGAACCTCACCTCGATCTCTTTCAACTGTTCGAGAAGCTATGATGACTACGATGCCATCAAAGGCGAGTGCACTTACTCTGCAACTTGTACTCTCGTTTCATGTTCCGGCTACAACGGATACAAGAGAGTCTACAGAATGAATAATCGAAACACACAGTTTTTCGCGTATTGCGTCGATGGAGTAGCAGCTGTAATGGACAAGTGTGATGGAAAATATGCATTGAATGAGACTACGCAGGTGTGTGAGCCTGTCTGCTCCTATCCCGGGCTGATTGAAGATATTTCTGACTGCAGGAGGTATTACCAGTGTGATCCCACATCATCGCCAGATGTGTTCGAGAGAACTTCCCATATTTGTCCACAGGGCTTTGGATTTAGTCAGAAGAATTATCAATGTGTGACTCTAGACAAGATACCATCGTGCAGACAAACATTCGTCGCTACACATATTAAAAATCATGATGTGTAG
- the LOC120349446 gene encoding uncharacterized protein LOC120349446: MFLQTVYAIIHKWSVWSFSSKVSAIESLNNNMGTLGLVNDIFPFLTHVPVAISIIDDKYFLNDITTSSYKKKKQYIAKLDRINEMEQKTVLLVDRLEIILICFYTGYMLAPAFGIILHIMKSQSLSRVILPFMFFISHESAARSPPVFSSLQTLLQVFLVESFYIYIQLICTVILHTRFILTVSHVSLEIDLFCMRLEELCLENIEHNEDDYYNAGNFYDQERKLKLVVRDLVIHHQLIFKKVHKLNSSLVSSLIYGNSFLTIQLAILIFCLQQHPDFLQRIRYAIMMIPLLFMLIAYSEYGQRIENQGNKMRLALHNFPWQGKPKWVQSTLRILMIRSNMPPQVSSAYNFFKQNRENMSKLMKLAYSYFNLLERVST, encoded by the exons ATGTTCCTCCAAACCGTGTATGCAATCATCCATAAATGGAGTGTTTGGAGCTTCAGCTCCAAGGTTTCAGCCATTGAAAGCCTCAACAATAACATGGGTACTCTGGGATTGGTCAATGATATATTTCCATTCCTCACCCATGTCCCGGTTGCAATATCAATCATAGATGACAAATATTTCTTGAATGATATTACTACCAGCAGttacaagaagaagaaacaataCATTGCAAAATTGGATAGGATCAACGAGATGGAACAGAAAACCGTTCTATTAGTTGACCGTCTTGAAATCATCTTGATTTGTTTCTACACTGGATACATGCTGGCTCCAGCATTCGGCATAATTCTTCATATCATGAAATCGCAAAGTTTGAGTCGAGTTATTTTGCCATTCATGTTTTTCATATCTCATGAGAGTGCAGCAAGAAGCCCTCCAGTATTTTCCAGCCTTCAAACACTCTTACAAGTGTTCCTGGTGGAATCATTCTACATCTACATACAGTTGATTTGCACTGTGATTCTGCACACACGTTTCATCCTCACCGTCAGTCATGTGTCGTTGGAAATTGATTTATTCTGTATGAGACTTGAGGAGCTGTGTTTGGAAAATATCGAACACAATGAAGACGACTACTACAATGCAGGAAATTTTTATGATCAAGAGAGGAAATTGAAATTGGTTGTCAGAGATTTGGTCATACATCATCAACTGATATTCAA GAAGGTGCATAAGCTGAATAGCTCCTTAGTGAGTTCTCTGatttatggaaattcatttctCACAATTCAACTGGCTATATTGATATTCTGCTTAcag CAACATCCGGATTTCCTCCAACGCATAAGATATGCAATCATGATGATACCGTTGCTTTTCATGCTCATTGCCTACTCTGAATATGGACAGAGAATAGAAAACCAg GGAAATAAAATGAGACTCGCGCTCCACAATTTTCCATGGCAAGGAAAACCAAAATGGGTGCAAAGTACACTGAGAATCCTCATGATCCGTTCAAATATGCCTCCTCAAGTCAGCAGCGCCTACAACTTCTTCAAGCAGAATCGGGAAAATATGAGTAAA